ctctctcctccacgtCATCCCAAAATTATATGTGGAGCTGGTATCGCCCACTATTGTACCCGCTCTCATCAAGAAGCCGCCGAAGCCTCCTGCTGTTGTTGAGCACTAGCAGCGCCGGCCTGCTTGCCTTGCATCGGCTCGCCACGCGGAGCCGCCGAAGCCTCCTGCAGTCCTGCCTTGCCATTGGCTGCTCCTGCGTGcccgctcgctcgcctcgccttgcAATTGGCTTGCTGCGCCGCCTCTTCACCCTGCAGGTTGCAGCCGGCTGCTCCCGCCGCCACTGGCTCGCCAAGCAGACTTGCCCCACCGCCGCCCGTTTTGCCTTGCTGCACCTGCCGGCTTGCTAGAGCCTTCGCTGCTTGTTGTTTCTCCTCGCTAGGATTCGGGGATAGGGAACGGATAGGGAATTGTAGAGCTTTAGGTTAGTTCATACCTTCAAGGGTAAAGCGGTAatctggtactccctccgtttctaaatattcaacaccgttaactttttaaaattatatgtatacataaaagtattttaacaatgaatcaaatgataagaaaagaattaataattacttaattttttttaataagacgaatggttaaacatatttaaaaaaagagtaaattatattggtggtacacaaacttgttagatatgtgcaatttagtacataaacttgtaaaatgctcgtttcAGTACACAAACTTGTCTAGTTCATGTGAATGAGGACCAAAATAACTTGGCAATGTTAATTTTATGAAGCTGATGTTAACTACGATGTGACGTGCATACGTGTAGTGAATGTGCATAAGATAttcaatatttataaatttagtctCTACTTTATTTTCATCCTAGaatgatgaattttatatatttctaaCTTTTATATCATTGCTcggtttttttaatctttttctacTATCATTGTATCTCATTCTATTTTTTAGTGAAGAGGTGTATGTCTAATAGCAACCTTCCCAAATTTATCCCCTAAATCAATAAGATTAGCCATGTAGTATCTTCTTGCCTTCCTCCGCACGCACCAGACAAGTTCATGCaccaaaacgagcattttacaagttcgtgTACTAGATTGCACCCGCCtaacaagttcgtgtaccggcGATGTAATCtactcttaaaaaaatcaacggtgtcaaatatttataagCAGAGCGAGTATATCAAAaatcatttgttttctttttattttcaattcttTAACTCGCAATTGTGGGACCCATATAACTGTCGTCCATTATAGGGGCAAACGGCGATTTCATTTTCAAAAACATGGTGAAATCGTAAACTCTAAAAAAtgagggtaaaatcacaattacAATTGAAAATAGGGGCGAAGTGACTAAAACTAATTGAAACTGTGACAAACAACAGTAACGTGATAAATTCGTGTGGACAAAttcgtacttcctccgtttcaggttataagatgttttgactttggtcaaagtcagactgtttcaaatttaaccaagtttataaaaaatagtaatattttcgacccaacataaatttattataaaaatatatttaaggaaaaagtatgaattaccccctaaactattgcggtcgtccgaattaccccctgaatcacaaaaccggatattcttcacccctaactatgcaaaccggacgaattacccccctcgacccaatctgcggtggttttggtctacgtggcgtacgcatGGTAGTCTAgtcagcaatttatttatttaaaaaatgtgggacccacatgtcattctcctATTCCACtattccctctctttctctctcttctctctcactcttcctctctcttatcTCACTCTCTGTCTCATGCGCACAGCGGCAGGCGGGGGGcagcgagcagcggcggcggtggaggaggcgagcggcggtgggagCTCACACTGCTcgagcgaggcgaggcggcgacggaggaggaggcgagcggcgggggatgaggcggcgagcggcggcggggtgcggcgggagctcgcgctgctcgagcgaggcgaggcggcggcggaggaggaggcgagcggcgggggaTGAGGCAGCAAGCGTCGGCGGATGAGGCTGCGAGCAATGGCgtggtgcggcggaggaggcgaggcgaggcggcggcggcagcagaggAGGAGACCCCGCGGCCACCGATCCGGCGGAGGCGGGCATTCGCCTCGCACCAACACCTCCACGCTCCACTTCCGCCTCGCCCACCGCGAGCACTTCGCGCTCAACGTTGccatccgccgcccgcccccgtgCACGCCTGCAAacagagagagattgagagaaagaggggaggagagagagagagattgagaggatagtggggaagagagagaggtgggagagTATGAAAGAcaggccccaccattttttaattaaaaaaacgctAACTGGgatgccacgtagaccaaaaccaccgcggattaggtcgaggggggtagttcgtccggtttgtatagttgaggggtgaagaatgtccggttttgtagttcagtgggataattcggacgaccgcgatagttcggggggtaattcatactttttcctatatttaattatgaatttaataaaactaattttgtaatgcaaatattactatatttattaaACTTAAAGCCGTTTGACTTTCTAATATAACATTATGCAGGCCAATATGCCGTACAGTGTCGGATGCTGTCCATGTACTGGATAACATTGTTGGGTATGATGCACTTGATGCTGAAGCCACTGGAGCATCATCCAAGTATATCCCACCTGGTGGATATGGACACTTCTTAAGGATGGATGGATTGAAGGGCAAGAGGATTGGTATTCCCAATGGCTTTTTCACTAAAGAAAAATATGGGAAGAAACAATTGATGGTATACCAAAAACATGTTGCATTAATGAGGTAAGCAAAGCGCGGCTAAAAAATGCATCCTAGCATACATGCAGTCAGTCTGCATAATTTACGAACAAAAGAGTCGTTGCAATATATTGATGATATTATCTTCCATGGTGTTCGAATGTATAATCAAATGTAATAGTTAATATTGTTTATTCATGGCCTAAAAATGAAAAGAAGCAGAGTCAGTCAATTATGTTATAATCAGTTAATGATCAATCTCTCGTTCACCTTTCTGGATAAGTAGGCAAATATGCATGTGGCATATGACTTTTTCCCCCATGCGCTGGTGGATCTAATTAACCATAAGTTTTTATAGAAAATGGAACAAATCATGGTCTTTGCTTCCAAGAAACTACAGCTACTTGCTACAACCAAAGTTCGCTCGATAGAGAGCAACTAAAATATTCCAGAAAATGGGAGTCAAAAGACTAGCAACTCCAACATATAAGAAGAAATACGTTTATATTTGTACATTTTCATTCGAAGTTGGCAAATATTTGTATAACTATGGAGTCCAAGTTTCGACATGCAAaatatattagtttttttttgttttcgtcACACCTTTTTACTTGTGCCTAGAACCGAATTCAGTACGTTATCCTGAAAAGTATTTACATATAAGATTTAGATGAAGATTTATGAAAAGCTATATCATAAAATGGATACTCCTGCTAGAATAAGTTTCTTGGTCTTCAAGTCAATACCCATGAGACAATTCCTACACATATGAGAAATACTATTTGAAGGTTTTCGGCTAAAAAGATATCTGTAAAGAAATTTAATAAATGATGAATAGTCTTATTTTCATAAAAAGCATCATCTCTTGCTACAATTCCAATTTATTCTCTGTAAAATATCTTTGGTTAAAATTTGTTCTTAAAACatataccacataaaaatcttTATTTTAAGATGCATTTAGTTTCCAAAAAACTTATTCATGTCTATGTGTCCATTGTTGATTAATGCTAAATACATATAACGGATTGACCATTTTGATGAATTCCATCTAAAATGCCTTTTTCTTTTACTTGAAGTACTGCCAAGGCTTTGCCTCGTAGTGtgaattttataaaaaagaacTCAAAATATTTACAAGTTACAAGTTACAGAAGGAGAAGGAAAATGATTACACAGTTTGTAACCAATCAAAAACTATCTgctttaagggcccctttgaatcgcagggtagaaaaaacggaggaataggaaaaacacaggattctgacaggaattgaagtgtaaaacagaggattacaaaacacaggaaaaacacaggaatggtcgtttgattggagcgcagaaaaaacgcaggaatcggatgagagagatagagtcagaggaaatgttccaagaggttagacctcttgctaactttcctccaaaatatgtataggattacccattcaataggaattttaaaggattggataggattcaatcctttgtttcaaaggccttcatagaatttttttccataggattgaaatcctccaaaattcctatattttccCTATAAATCAAAGGGACCCTAAAGGATCCTTCATTCTACACATGCAGAAGAACATCTGATTTGAACAAGGCCCTCCAGGAATTGAAGGAGGGAAGTTCATTCTGTTTTTAAAATGCCGTTTTTATCATTCAAATGAATATGAGCAACTGGAGCAACTAAATTATaccaattaattaagttttgatCTATCAACACTCTTCGAAAGAAAACATAAAGTGAAATAGAACTAATAACAGTTATAATTGACACTACGAGAATGGGTCTTTACTGCCGGTTCGTACCCCCTTTATTACTGGTTATAGCAACCGAGACAAagaaaccgagactaaagatctcaATCTTTAGTACCATTTGAAGGAACCGGTACTATAGATATAtactaaagaaaaaaatatgaggGATTGTGGGGATTCAAACTCAAGATGTCTCACCTCAGCCCTCACGTGCGTTACCATTCTACCTACTACACACATCTGATTTAGATAGAGAtgcttttgctttctttttgaACTAAACATGAAGACATCTTTAATACCgtttggtaacaccaaccgatgttatcaaccggtactaaagatgcatTTTTAGTACATCTAATATATTTGTGTTTTGGGGACTAGGATAAAAGATGAGCTCTCTAGTAGTGTGAAacattttttcttcaaataatatataaaaagaTGGGTATCTATCATTTAAGAAAGAATTCCCTAAACATTTATCCACCCAAAATCTTAATCTTACTTATTTTTGCTCTGTAGAGTTTAGTAAGCGTAGGCCTAATCTAAAGGCAAGACAGTGCGGGTCAAACATTATAGTTACGTTCGTACAGTATATAATTGGTTCATTACAGTAGTCATAGTCTTGAAAACTTAGTGGTAAACAATTATAAAAATTGTTCCACatcatgtcaattttttttagcaaaacgACTAAACTAGCGCTGAACAATTAAAATGCTGGCTAAAACAGCTGAatttgcatttatttattaactCATATTTTCATCAAGGGAACATGGAGCCATGGTGATAGAGAATATCGGCACCACAGAAAATCAGACTGAAGTAAAGAATCATCTTTTCGAAATTGATCTTGTCGCTATGAAAGCAGAGTTCAAGTTAAGCTTAAATGCTTATTTGTCAGACTTGCTGTACTCCCCAGTTCGTTCTCTTGCAGATGTCATAGCATTCAACAATGCACATCCTGTGGAGGTAAGTGTAAAATTTGCTTTGAATAAGTAATCTTTCATCACAAGTTCTCAtgccttaaaaaaatcatgaaatttactttcttttttttatgtatttcaTTTATATGTtctgaaaaaatatattatttttgtatAGATAAACTGGAAATTAGTTTTGTGCACACTGCAATGTTTATGTAATTGCCAAAAGAAGCTCATGCAAGAACTTATTGTCGTATCACACTTCGTTGCAGGAGAGGCTTAAAGATTTTGGACAGAGCTTTCTTACTGATTCCCAAAAAACCAATGGCATTGGACCCAGGGAGAAAACTGTACTCAAGATACTCAAAGAGATATCTACTGATGTGTTGGAGAAACTGATGAAGAAGCACCAGTTGGATGCGATTGTCACACCCAACTCTGACGCCTCCACCATTTTCGCCATCGGCGGCATGCCGGCGATCGCTGTACCAGCTGGGTATGACAATCAGGGAGTGCCATTTGCTATCTGCTTCGGTGGATTGAAGGGCTACGAGCCGAGGCTTATCGAAATGGCCTATGCTTTTGAGCAAGCTACCAAAGTTCGAAGGATGCCACGTTACAAGCACTAGTGTATGGGCATTGGATTTCGATCATGCCAAAAATAAGTTGATGGAACTATTTTGCCATTTGGTTTGTTACTTTGAGTAGTAACAATAAGATTGTATGTGCACTTGATTTATTGACAAAATTTTGAAAAGCAAACCAATCTAAAACCCAAACACTTCTAAAACTTTTGGCAGATTGAAACTACTAACTTTAACGGCATTTTCGTAATGCACAAATCTTGCATCCACATAATTTTGATGAGGTTAATTTACAATGGCAACTATCAAAAAGACCCTAAATAACCAGCAATTATTTATTAGAATAGTACACTCCGGTACATACAATTGCTGAAAGCAGCACGCCTGTACAAGGGATTCAGATCAGGTGCAGTTGCTATATTGACTGCAACTTTAGCTGTCATGTCATCCACCACGTACAAAATGAATCTAACGGCCAACCGTTAAGGCAACCTGCCAAAGTTACAGTC
This window of the Oryza sativa Japonica Group chromosome 4, ASM3414082v1 genome carries:
- the LOC4335110 gene encoding probable amidase At4g34880, yielding MSHLPLQLAAAIMALAAAATACRAFQIEEATFDAIQLGFSNGSLTSTALVRFYLDRVARLNPLLHAVIEVNPDALAQAARADAERASGRRGFGPLHGVPVLLKDNIATRDRLNTTAGSLALLGSVVRCDAGVAARLRAAGAVILGKSNPAEWSSFRPLTNGWSARGGETLNPYVVTATPCWSSSGSAVAAAANMAAVTLGTETDGSIICPASWNSVVGIKPTVGLTSRAGVIPITPRQDTVGPICRTVSDAVHVLDNIVGYDALDAEATGASSKYIPPGGYGHFLRMDGLKGKRIGIPNGFFTKEKYGKKQLMVYQKHVALMREHGAMVIENIGTTENQTEVKNHLFEIDLVAMKAEFKLSLNAYLSDLLYSPVRSLADVIAFNNAHPVEERLKDFGQSFLTDSQKTNGIGPREKTVLKILKEISTDVLEKLMKKHQLDAIVTPNSDASTIFAIGGMPAIAVPAGYDNQGVPFAICFGGLKGYEPRLIEMAYAFEQATKVRRMPRYKH